The Glycine soja cultivar W05 chromosome 19, ASM419377v2, whole genome shotgun sequence genomic sequence TTAGTATAAAGAACTATGGATTGCAGAATAGAGAGTGCCGAAACTCACaggttttcttaatttcttacaTCCATGCACAAGCGCACACATGCATACATCACATATGAACGAGTGCATGTGCTTCTATACTATTAAACATTGAAttgcataaaattaaaaatgaattataatcAACAGTGCATGGATATGTATAAAtaacaatcatgtttttttttttttttttgcaataggAATAAGTGTGCAGCATGCTTCCGACAGTTCAACAAACTGGAGCATCTTGTGGAGCACATGAGGATCTCATACCATTCGGTTCATGAACCAACCTGTGGCATTTGCAGGAAACACTGCAGGTCTTTTGAGTCTCTCAGGGAACATCTTATAGGTAATACTCATTCATACGATGATTAATTGTGAAGCAAATTAAGTGCATGCCCTTAGCATATATCTTCCATGAAGAATATTTATCATCTGATTGTGAATTTGTGATGAAACTTAATCTGGTTTTCCAGGTCCATTGCCAAAACAGGAATGCAGAGATATATTTTCCTATAGAGGGTGCAAGTTTTGTTTGAAAGTCTTTGAAAGCCCTAACTCTCGCAGGATCCACCAAGAAAAATGCCAACTCTCTGGAACAAATGCTGTATAACTTCTAACTATGAATCTAAAGAATTTACAAATGATTATCctagtaaaaatttattctaataatttaaaaacataaagtaatatttttttattaaaaatttgaaaagatattagaattattaattgcgaatttttaactttttgtgcACATTATTACAGGGAATAATTGGTCGCTTTTCAAACTTGGGACTTCGTGATAATTTGGCTATTGGTGGTGGAGCAAGAGGACCACAAGTAGTTGCTCTAGCATGTAAAATGGTTGGAGGCGGCAGTGATGGCTCACTTGATCTCTGTGCAAGAGTTTGCTTAATCGATGAACATGAGAACATAATATTCCATTCTTATGTGAAGCCACCAATTCCTGTCGCAAACTACAGGTTAATTGGACAATTAAACTTCCTTTATATTAGGccttaaagatttaatttaaccatacattttttttaattgataagcAGTTTAACCATAATATATACCTAACGCAGCTGCTGATTCATTAACAGGTATGAGACAACAGGCATCACACCAGAATATCTTAGGGATGCAATGCCAATGAGACATGTTCAGAGGAGGATTCATGACTTCCTTTGCAATGGTGAACCTATGTGGACAATTCGAGCAAGAGGTGGAAGAGCCAGGATTCTTGTGGGTCATGGTTTGGATCATGACCTTGAAAGTTTGCAAATAGAATATCGAGCTGAAAAAATAAGGTAAATAGTTCAATTTAACATTTAGGCAGAACACATGCAGCATAGGTATACACTCTCATACATatctcaaattaaataattaatctgtTCAGAAATTTTTGTAACTTTGTATAAGGCAAGTAAAAGAACACTTTTTATTAGATCCTAACTAcggttatttatttgtttatttatattagCTCCTCGATCTCTAGAATCAACAACAAAGATGGATGCCATACATCAAATCATAGGTTTATTTCAACACATTCaaatattgattttgaattCATATTGAATAATCAGGGACACTGCAAAATACCCTCCACTGATGAAAACAAGCAAGCTGAGCAACTCACTCAAGTACTTAACACAGGCATATCTTGGGCAAGTATCCTTCACATTTTTCTTTACTGTAAAATAGAAGATGCATGCATGTTGAATTCATGatatatgttttaatattaattaattaacgagGCTTCTGTTTTGGGGCACATATACATATAAGCAGGTATGACATTCAAACTGGGATTCAGGATCCTTATGAGGATTGTATTGCAACGATGAGGCTCTACATGAGAATGAGATCTCAAGCACATAGAGTACAGGAATACCCTTTGGCGTCTGACCCTCAGAACAGGAATAATTTTGCTTCATGGAGGCAAAGTGAGATTGAAAGAATGAGTCCTGAACAAATGCTAGAAATTTCAAGGTCTGACTACTACTGCTGGTGCTTGGATTCCTTGTATTGATCCCTGAATGGTGAAAGCCAAGTACACCAATCAGAAAGCCCATGAACATCAGGGAATTGATCAGTACACTACTAATTTAACCGATACAAATATCTAGTATGCAAAAATAAAGTACACCAAACAGTTGTCTCTTTTTTACTAGtcaataatttcttattttataaataatactcAACTTAAGCAGTAGCTTACGCTACTACCATAGCTAGCACCCAGTGATTAAGGTACGTTCATGTTATGTGTATGAATATATTTGACGAATACAAAGAATAAGCGCTCATATGTTATGCGTGAATTCTATTAAAGTACGTACTTGTGTCTCGTTTGTTGTTTAACATCTCTATCTAATAATATTAACTATACACTCTCCAACTATATTTGATAACCGCCACCTTCAATCTCCCCAAATATAGTGTGATATTCGTATGGTAATTGTCTTACAATTACGTCATATCAACTGGGTGTGATCCCAAAtacaaaaaacatttaaaaaaatgtattaataatttcaataaCTAACAAATTTGTTATgcttcaaagatttcttttcttAAAGTTTTATAGCTTTTATTCATCTAggctaattttgattttttatatatttttcgttACATATTAGTTAGCCTAATATTTCTGCTGATTTAGGATTGGTCTCCATGATTTCTACTTATTAAGGTATATTGAATCAATAACTCACCGTTATTATAACACTAAAACCCAAATGAGACAAAGATATCAGGACTATATATTAAAAGGAATAATTTATACGAGTAACACCGAATTGAGTAgtactataaaaactaaaatattcacATTAATACTACTATATAAAAGGATTTTAATATCAAATGAGTTTTAACATCAATTTagaatcaatgttaaaatgacTGTCATTGAAATTAGGCATATTTAAATATCgggtttaaaattaatattgaaattCATTATTTAGTGTAAAGTTTTTTCTATATCGattctaaaaaaatcaatgttgaaaggtttatacaacatcaatttttgataTAACCATGTTGAATGTATTATACCACATCCGTTTTGGAATGTGTCTTTCTAACATCGATTTTGACTCAAAATTGAGGAGGTAAagacactttcaacatcggttgcaactacaaccaatgtaaaaattaagcgaactttttttaatatttaatttgtttgacaACGAATGCAacctacaaattaaaaaatacatcacTATTATTATGTCATGAAAACACTGTCCAGGAACTATGCTTTGCATGAACACAATACTAGTAGgaccaaaaataatataatgagCAAATTAATACTAATAGAACCTgagattttattaaaaagaataacaaatttCTCCTTTAAATACACTAAGGAAGGTAAcccaatataataataataattataataataataataataataaatcttcACAGCCAATAACTGGCTGCTAACCCAATAACTCAACATTTCTTTCAATTGGCAAGCCAAGTAAACAATAGGCAATGGAGCTATTGTCTCCCCTTTAGCATATATTAGCTTCTCGGGTGAGTAGAGTTTCGGTTTCTAAAGAAAGatgtgttatttaaaaaaatgaattctatGAAaacaattgttattattatatgatatttaaatatatattaatataaagtatAATTGCTTTATTTAAGTCTTATAATTGTATAAACTTTATCTTTCAATTCATATACTTACAAATCCTCTTTTAATCTTTATAcactatattaaaaatattaaattttttgacgCACATCCTAAGACGATTAtacataaccgtcttagaattccACGCAGtgtcaattttataaataataaaagttatacAATGACGGTCCTCtaaaaatcgtctttgaaatttgaatgtcTTTAAATATATCGTTTCTCACTTAATTACTTTTTCTTGCTCCTTTCTTCTTTGCTAACCTAGTTTCTCTcaccctctctctttctttgtttCCCTCGTTAGCCTATGTCACCCATCATTGCCACACACTGTCACGCCTCGACGCCGTCATCACCACCATCCCGACTGGTAGCCACCGTCATGGCTCGCCATCGTTGTCGTCGCTTGAAACCCAGATAACGTGTTGTCACCATTGTTGCAGGTATGGTTTTGTGCATTTGCACTATTGCGCCATGGTGGTTCACGACAACCATGGCAGACAtctattttttcctttccttttagaAACcctaattgttttattttaggtATTGCTTGTTTCTCTATCATACCACATTGTTGCAAGTGTTGCTTGTTTCTTTGCTTGTATTTCTTTGGTTAAAGGGGGAGGGAACCTTTGCAAAGGTGAAATTTGctcaaaacacaaaaactggATAGAGCATGGCCATGAAGGTGCTCAATAGAAGCACCACATCAAGCACAAGATGGTCGACCAGGTAGAAAACTCTTAATTAACTTTTGTAATaaacttaattttctttcacAGTAACAAATTTTGAGAATGGTCTGTTTctaattaacttttttctatTATGCAGATCAAGAGGGAGATTTTGATCATGAAGCTAGTTAGGCACCCTTATGTTGTTCGCATGCACGAGGCATGTGATAATTGCTTTCCATTTTCATAATTAAGGCCCTGTTTGGCTTTTTTTCTAAGTTGTCATCCAATTTTGAAATGTGATTTCCATTCAAGTATGGAATGCACTGTTATGTTAAGTAGGAGTTTAGAAATGTTTTCGGGAAGTACAAGCAAAACCAGAATTatagagtttcttttttattttgattctttggACTTTTAGAGTGAGGGATAGTTCTggaaatcatattttaatttttgagaattttcattgattaaatgaaaaaggttttaaaagaaaagtcaTGCCAACTCAATATTAGCTATTGCCACTCACAAGCACTTCTTGTTAACTATAGGTGAGCTTGTCACCACATTAGCTTTTATATATGAGTTCAAATCATGTAAGATATAATAATACCAAATTGCTTCAAACTTTTGAATATTATGATAGGAGATGAGTATCCTTCGAACAACTTGTGGGACTCCGAACTATATGGCTCCTGAGGTAAATTACAAGCATGGCTTGTTGtttagttaaaattttgataattctatttatgtaaaatgtaaaatacTAACTATTTTTATACTAGCATCTGCATTCTGCATTTTACTTTTGATGAGCTTAGGTACTACGTTATAAGGGTTACAACATTGTTgtgtgtaacaccctgaaatttcgataattaaaaatagatgtttgatatttttcttgtgttatttgattacttgattgatttggatgagttaaTGTATTGTGTGAATTAGCCATATACgatttgcttgatgtggatgttgagttatgttgACTTTATTGATttaggttgaaattatgagatttcaagttttacctAAACCTGTTTCACTAAAACCACAATTCTAGATTCGTCAATGGTTGGATCACCTTCAAATTTGAACTGTGGGCTTCAAACCCAATTCTGGACATTCTGACCATTGGGATTTGTAGTATAACATCCTGAGTATGATATACGATATTTTTATCGAAGCAATAAAATTTTTTGGAGCAGAGTTCGTCCAGGCCAGTCAAATTTCGCCCAGGCGAATTTGAGTTggatcagctcgcccaggtgagccaaATTTCTCCTGGGTGAGTCTTGCAAGCTATAAATATGTCCAACAGCATAAAACAACCATTTTCACCTCTATCTCTTCCCCTAAAACCTCTCCCAACACCCCCAACCTCCTCTTCCACCACCACTGACCATCGGTGACCGCCACGAGTTGGCTTTGCTTGTCGTTAGACCACCGCACAGAGAAGAATAGTTTAATCAGAGAGAaatcttcaaaactcaactcGAGGATTCGGTAGAGAATGAAGCCTCCAATCCTTCCTTCGCAGTTTCTTCAAGGTAACCGTGATTTCTAAGCCTTCTCCTTGTTAGCTTGAGCCTATCTTTGTATCTCTTCTAACTTGGGTACCATTATTTGatgttttacacttcctttgaaaaacccttgtaAAAAAGATGTTGTAAAATTtgccttttttataaaatggattttgtttttgtaacatTTGTTTAACCCTGGTCACAGTGGtgtgatcagaatttcaaaatgacctcTCTTTGATATGGATCTCAAAACACCCCTTTAACccctttttaaattgaatgattatttgaccccaaaattaatattaaacttgtctttgaaatctatactaaattatctttgatttggtatatagagccCTGTGTTTGGACGAACGAACGTGAACCTAAGAGATCTTAGAACAACACCGCAAGGAACTAACAGAGAGATATAGATAGGTGAAGggagtttattgtttgtttatagcttttgataccatagttgtggttagggaacccaattatggggATGTATGTTTCTCCCTGTGCATGTTGGTTCTCAAGAAAAACtgtatttttaactaatgggatgtgatatatttgttattgatgtgcatgctggttttcaagaaaaatggggtttttaactaatgggatgtgatatgtttgttattgatgattaaaattgtcaatgatgttgttgttgtactgattggaatttttgggaaaagtctTAATTATAGAGGAGACTTtgcccaaaattttatatttgttcttctatttacttatttattaagttttaaatgGGCATAAGAGTTTGTTTTGAATACCTAGTTCtcctctttaatttagaattttccttaaaaatatgAGTCTCATGATATTATGGATTGTTGTTGTGTGAGGTTTATGTTGCCTGAAGACCTGGGGAATGTGAATCCCGGGCatgaatttatatgtatgtatgtgaaatgtgattgcttgtgatgttgatgatgatgttgatgttgataatgatacTGAGATGAGAtggtgttgatgttgataatgacattgagatgagatgatgttgatgttgatgatgttattgtgatgatgtatgttgtgtactTACATGGGGGGTGTGGTGACCATGTTGGATATTCCTAGAGGGGGAAATAGAGtattttaaagagttttaaacATCCCTGGAGAAAGAAGGGGATGTTTTAGAATCTTTAACtatccatggtcagtgcattgatgatgttcatgtttcatacttcatattgcatggaaatagtacaaactttgtcagtaagtactcgtagtttttcatgaggaaaaatacttgtacttgggggcatgttaCAGAACTTCCTTAAGACTCAGGTTATCACCATGggggcggggggggggggggggggagggggtagttgcctgtgcacgacagggtgacctcttgctgcctagttttcctaagtgaaagtgtcatgtggacacgcttatgctatttattgatatatgatATCACTTTGCATTTTAGAGTTGAGTTAGGTacatgcatcattctgagcataattgatttaaattatggAAAAATTGATGACAAGTTTGTTAAGTGTACGTTGAACCAATGGGTTATTGAGAATGATTGtggttattgttattgtattcTTGTTAATCATTATCTTTTggtgtttgttgatcttttataataaaatcacccttgcaatttttgtaccatGTGATTGGTGCCTGTGATAATCTCAAACTTTCGTTCGTGGGAGTAGATGAACAATAGTAGGTGACTTGGAGGGAAGTCTTTTGTTGGAGCCGCCAAGCCGATGTGATAACattggaatttattttgggGGAGAGTTATGTTTTGTTATGAACTCTTCCTTAGTTGGTTCCTTGACTCTTTTTTGATTGGGCGTATAAGTCATATGTTTagatatatgtaaaaattgaattatgttCAGACATTTGAAAGATGTGTAGtggtgtaatatatatatatatatatatatatgtatgtatgtatgtatgtatttgtTCACGTGTTTGTGTGTTGTTTGATGAATGTACACCATGAAAAATTTACcatcattttcataatcaaattaatggagctttcacttaaaaattaaaatttcacattttataGTAAGTGATAtcatagcgacgaggcgggtcgttacattaTGGCAGATGTTTGGTCCTGTGGGGTTATCCTGTTTGTCCTACTGGTTGTATATCTTCCTTTTGATGAGCTTGATCTAACCACCTTATATAGTAAGGCATGAATTTAAACATGTCAAATATATACTTTACTGTAGAATATATTGCAatgcaaatcaaaatattaatctTGCATACGTTGAAatacttaaattattatttatgggCCATTTAACATGATAATAACTAATAAGTAGTAAACAACTTGCTATTATGGGGTCAATTTATCTATTAGCTTTATGTGGTGAAAGAGTAACAAATTGACCCTGAATTCTGAGTGAGAATTGGAAATGAGATTTTTCACCATTAGTCTCTTGCATCTCTTAATAGGTGTTGGTTGTGATTTTGACAAGCAACGAGTTCTTCTGATTAACACTCTTCAATTCTGTGTTCAAAGGCTCAAGAAATATTGCATTTTCTAATGGTTGCTAGTCTTAAATGTTTTCATCAAAATAGAATTCAGGTTGACGTTGATGCTGATGttttttctgcatttttttttctttctttcagatTGAGAGAGAAGAGTTTTCATGCCCTCCTTGGTTTCCAGTGGGAGCAAAAATGTTGATACATAGAATTTTGGACCCAAATCCTAAAACTGTAAGTACTTTCATTGCACAACAAGAGTTGTGAAACACAACCTTTCActgcttatttaaaattaatcttctATAACCGCAAAATTAGAAAATGAGTTGAGTCTTTGATGAAACCCTATTTGTTGTGATACAAAGGCATCTAAAAAAACTAAGAGTGTGATGCTATATAGTTCTCAAGCATGATTTTGAACTGTATGATATTTTGCCTTTAAAAGTGAATGGAGTcggtagaaaaaaaatgtttgtactGAAAGAACTTAATATTTAGTCGTGGCATGTTATGATCTATTATTTTTCTCCATTAGGATATGAAAACAAAGTATTTTCAGTTTCTTTTGCTGACAGTTGTTGATACACACCGCTAACATCTTTATTTAGactaattttaatatgtaaaatgGATTTCtccaataacaaattaaattagtaCAATTACAATGCATGCTTCAATGGTGTGATGTGATTTCTCTTATAGGCTTCTAGTGCATATATATTTTGGCCAAATCGATCCCCTCTAAATATCATTTCAAGATCAGTAAGTTTCATCTTTGAATTTGTTAGtgagacatttttttatacgctactagaaaatagggttttaacattggttattaaggactttcaacatcggttattaaccgatgttgaaagtaccgataTTGAAAGTAATATCGTTAACATTAGTTTTCCGAAActaatgttaacataaaaatgacaacaacggtttttaaaaaaccgatgttatatagtaagaattataaaaaagtcatatatctacacatcaacatcgatttttaccaAAACTGATGCTAACTTATTCATACAATATCGGTTttcggaaaaaccgatgttaatatatacatacaacatTGGTTTATAGAAACCGATGTTGTGAATGAagcttaacattggtttttgaaaatgtagaagcaaagactttgatgttttgatgatgccaaagggtcatgcgcttctcaagtttaattcaagaggaTCAtacgcttctcaagtttaattcaagacaagaatccaagaaattcaagatatatgatcaagataaTCTCTAGAgacttaggaagggaattccaagttgaaacaacaagaggtttggccaatgaaattaagctaaaatgttttttcaagagatttactctctggtaatcgattacctgaggatgtaatcgattaccagtggccaaaatacttcctgaaatgcttttaaaatgtttttgaatacttttgaaagcatgtaatcaattacatgagtattctaatcgattaccaacagtagaaaatatttataacagctattagaaatttgaattcaaattttacaatgtgtaatcgattacacttggatggtaatcgattaccaccagttattgaacattttaattcaaattttaaagcctgtaatcgattacacaagtcttgtaattgattaccagaggaaattttcagaaaataatttccaagagtcacatctattcaaatggtttttgaatgaccatcaaaggtctatttctATGTGACTTGAAACACAAATTTGCtaagagagtttttcagaacaaaaagtcttatcctctcaaaagcaaaattgtcttatcctcttaaaaattccttggaaattacacttgcaattcaataaggaattatttgagtgcttcattgttcaatctatctctttcaagagagatttcttcttctcttcttcttacttctgaaaaaggattaagagaccgagggtctcttgttgtaaagcaatatgaacacaaaggaagggttgtctgtgtgtggttcagaacttgtaaagggtttttgcaagttagtggaactctcaagcgggttgcttggggactggacgtaggcacaagggtgtggccgaaccagtataaaactgagtttgcactttctcttcccttaaactcttttatttactattgcttattgcttctattcagtaagtttaatttcaataatgatttaggaattcattttgaaaggaatcttgggttttgggttaaaatcaaaatagaatttttaattagggaatagtttgtgatatcttaattcaaccccccttcttaagatatctgaggccacttgtctaacaagtggtatcagagcttcattcttgtataaagtttagaagcttcaagaataatgacCTCATCAAGCTATTTATTTCCTGAAGGGAATTCAATAAATAGGCCTCTTATTTTCAATGGAGTGAGTTACCATTACTGGAAAACCAGtatgcaaatttttatagaggcaataaatttaaatgtctGGGATGCAATAGAAGTAGGGCCCTATATTCCCACTATGGTGGCAGGAAGTAAAACCATAGAAAAGCCTAGGGAAGaatggagtgaagaagaaaagagattaatgcaatacaacttaaaagccaaaaatataattacatatgcCTTAGGAATGGATGAGTACTTTAGGGTATCAAATTGAAAAagtgcaaaagaaatgtgggataccctacaagtaacacatgaggGCACAACAAATGTGAAAAGGTCTAGGATAAATAcattaactcatgagtatgTGTCGCAAactacccttcagcgggagggcgacgcggggctcacgggtgcgtcttccaagaaaggaaaatgcacggagtcgccaccaacgtttatttgaggaaaacgtcggaaaaaccggaaaggtgtggtctacgaactttaatcgtgaaaggttcgagagttatTTTTACGCACGGAGAAGATATTAGCACTCCatgcgtccatcacaagggacagTAGCCTTTagtcaagtgtgcaaatatgacttcaaaatgttttattttcccttttttatgtctttttatgtttttatgctttttatgtttttaattttggtgtggtcgacaagggtgtttccctcactCCTACGTATTCTCAAttacgatgaggaaatcagacctacgtagttctttcagaactaaacgttggttaagttgttttgatctttttccgcaagatcaATTTAAACAgaacaaaggtcatttaaggcgttgaaccatttaaacgatcttttgattttgaaaggagagaaacgttaaggcgttggaccattaacgatctcttgtttttgaaaggagagaaacgttaaggtgttagaccattaacgatctcttgtttttgaaaggagagaaacgtttaaggcgttggactattaacgatctcttggggtggtcaacaaaagcggggcttttgctcctacgtatcctcaattacgatgaggaactcagacctacatagttcttgcaaaagtggtaaagttaaatgttgattttatgcttttgaacggtccatctttacagataaaagcaaagaggaccgtttaaggcgttggaccttaaaacggttttagtgatttttgcggacaaagcttaatttgtgagttgattttagccttagtttcactttggttattaattaattcattcaaggaaacttccaaagaaaaacgtccgattgatttttttgattattttattcaaagatattttgattattttattattaatttttcaagatattttgattattttattattattttgctttttatgGTTTAATCGAGGTTACAACATGAACGATCgattagattttgctttaacagtgattaaatgacattacaacacaaatgatcgaatgaaattcattttatcatttattaggcgagataatggcttaaataaacggttaaagcacattaaaaatggaagaaaagaaaattgaaagtgaacaagatgaagatgaaagcaaacaaaacaagaaatgaattgaaagtcccAGATTGAAACACTTAGcggatgaagaacgaagaacggacgaaGAATGGAGGAAAATCTTCAAagatttgctcacggaaacgtctcggaagcgttacagaagcacttcgactcgatttttcttcactgAAACATGTTTTTTAACCCAAAATAGTTGAAATGCATAGCCTAGGGGtcatgaacattttgaaacagtccccctcccctatttatagggaaaaagggaggtgcttgccgcccagaggcttcataaggaagatttctaagcgcaccccaattactaaattcaccccccttttcgtactttacggaaaaaTGACGGAAGCCTTACagaagtgtttcggatttgattttcatattttttttctcttccctttcaccaatgttaagtaaAATATGCTTATCCaaggtttttggaaattttacagaagcattacggaagctacagaagccccgaaaaccatttttcaatagCGTGGAGGAgtttgccgcccagttgcttcctccttaagcaacccaacttccaaaatgctctggaagggcctagattcaaatggctatttacacccctatcttgataagttcacccccattttgtgtttttggttgttttcttcacgaaatctcacgaaactttacggattctaccgcgatgagtgttaagccttccgaagcgatcaacaatggtcctcggatgaaattagagtgtaacagtttatttacacacaccccacttttCTAAATACACTcctgttttcttgtttttgaccagtttcttcccgaaacatctcggaactttacggattccacaatGATGGTTTTTAAACATGTTGAGGTGGTCAAAAAaaggtcgcatgccgacaaacaatggtccccaaatgaaattagggtatgacagttgcccctctttacttatcttttattggagataaaagggaagtaaagataagacactaatttcgttcgagttgAATCTTTACCCGACCGGCCACTAGCGCAAATCAAAGTAGTAAAACCCGTGAAGGCATGAAGATATtgaaatttcttcttttctcgtttaattcattttcactctccctttttttttttaagaaaaaaacgtacaaacaaaggacgttgagtcctacaAAGCACAGGGAAAAAggatattgaagtttttgaggtgaagacattgtcatcttcgaaatgaaaatgaagacattgtcgccttttgaaggcatgcaatgactgaagacattgtcgtcttcgacatgtaga encodes the following:
- the LOC114398303 gene encoding uncharacterized protein LOC114398303, whose amino-acid sequence is MDCRIESAETHRNKCAACFRQFNKLEHLVEHMRISYHSVHEPTCGICRKHCRSFESLREHLIGPLPKQECRDIFSYRGCKFCLKVFESPNSRRIHQEKCQLSGTNAGIIGRFSNLGLRDNLAIGGGARGPQVVALACKMVGGGSDGSLDLCARVCLIDEHENIIFHSYVKPPIPVANYRYETTGITPEYLRDAMPMRHVQRRIHDFLCNGEPMWTIRARGGRARILVGHGLDHDLESLQIEYRAEKIRDTAKYPPLMKTSKLSNSLKYLTQAYLGYDIQTGIQDPYEDCIATMRLYMRMRSQAHRVQEYPLASDPQNRNNFASWRQSEIERMSPEQMLEISRSDYYCWCLDSLY